The Nocardioides panzhihuensis genome has a segment encoding these proteins:
- a CDS encoding MarR family winged helix-turn-helix transcriptional regulator — protein MDVATLMLIAYRAMDERVIAAMREAGYDVTVAQARLAQRIAEGGSRLVDLAEQAQVTKQTASMLVAALEQKGLVERVPDPTDGRARLIRFTDEGQAAADHARELVMGVEQEWNEHLGPRLASSLREALTSLRELVDPYR, from the coding sequence ATGGACGTCGCAACGCTCATGCTCATCGCCTACCGGGCTATGGACGAGCGGGTCATCGCCGCGATGCGGGAGGCCGGCTATGACGTGACCGTCGCCCAGGCCAGGCTCGCCCAGCGGATCGCTGAAGGCGGCTCTCGTCTGGTTGATCTGGCTGAGCAGGCGCAGGTCACCAAGCAGACCGCGAGCATGCTGGTCGCCGCACTGGAGCAGAAAGGCCTCGTCGAGCGGGTCCCGGATCCCACCGACGGCCGGGCGCGGTTGATCAGGTTCACCGACGAGGGGCAGGCCGCGGCCGACCATGCCCGCGAGCTGGTGATGGGCGTCGAGCAGGAGTGGAACGAGCATCTCGGCCCCCGCTTGGCGTCAAGCCTGCGGGAAGCGCTCACCTCGTTGCGCGAGCTCGTCGACCCGTACCGGTGA
- a CDS encoding TauD/TfdA family dioxygenase, whose amino-acid sequence MTPLESQTAAKLSESLLDRFQNPVASEFLETAPFLGGELPDSVAQALRAFRYGDATDALVISGLPVTAGPTPPHWNHPEAQAPHMADFWLALIMAQLGDAVSWSSLQGGQLVNNILPIQKQESLQTGHSSDVVLDLHIEDAFSSLRCDHLGLISLRNEDMVPTTAVGISSIDVTGPEYAPLFEPRYLIRPDDEHLRNLREAGVSAGELLAAPTAVLSGSPQAPDVRLDPPYMSAIPGDVEADRALQLLIMELSANVEDVALAPGEILIVDNHRALHGRKPFTARYDGTDRWLRRLTTVKDLRRSRVARSEASSRIIDPVLEPLPESLELTGAGR is encoded by the coding sequence ATGACCCCCCTAGAGTCCCAGACCGCAGCGAAGCTGTCGGAGTCCTTGCTCGACCGGTTCCAGAACCCGGTCGCTTCGGAGTTCCTCGAGACCGCGCCGTTCCTCGGCGGTGAGCTTCCCGACAGCGTCGCCCAGGCGCTCCGCGCATTCCGCTACGGCGACGCGACCGACGCTCTCGTGATCAGCGGTCTCCCGGTGACCGCCGGCCCGACCCCGCCGCACTGGAACCATCCCGAGGCCCAAGCGCCGCACATGGCCGACTTCTGGCTCGCGCTGATCATGGCGCAGCTCGGCGACGCTGTCTCCTGGTCCTCGCTGCAGGGCGGCCAGCTGGTCAACAACATCCTGCCGATCCAAAAGCAGGAGAGCCTGCAGACCGGGCACAGCAGCGATGTGGTGCTCGACCTTCACATCGAGGACGCGTTCAGCAGCCTTCGGTGCGACCACCTCGGACTGATCTCGCTCCGCAACGAGGACATGGTCCCGACCACCGCGGTCGGCATCAGCTCGATCGACGTGACCGGCCCTGAGTACGCTCCGCTGTTCGAGCCGCGCTACCTGATCCGTCCCGACGACGAACACCTGCGCAACCTCCGCGAGGCCGGCGTCAGCGCGGGTGAGCTGCTCGCCGCACCGACCGCGGTTCTCTCCGGCTCCCCGCAGGCGCCCGACGTCCGGCTCGACCCGCCCTACATGTCGGCCATTCCGGGCGATGTCGAGGCTGACCGGGCGCTCCAGTTGCTCATCATGGAGCTCTCCGCGAACGTCGAGGACGTCGCGCTGGCTCCGGGCGAGATCCTCATCGTCGACAACCACCGTGCGCTGCACGGCCGCAAACCGTTCACGGCTCGCTACGACGGCACCGACCGTTGGCTCCGCCGCCTCACGACCGTCAAGGACCTGCGCCGCAGCCGGGTCGCTCGGTCGGAGGCCTCGTCGCGGATCATCGACCCGGTGCTCGAGCCTCTCCCTGAATCCCTTGAGCTCACAGGCGCTGGTCGCTGA
- a CDS encoding SURF1 family protein has protein sequence MVIFVTGAVLLGVWQYESSQQDKQDEVAELVHAKPKVFGDVIGPNDAFPWEQIGRPVTVSGIWMPDETIFVDGMERGSQVGFWAVTPVLVEETESVVYVVRGWTPEVGTAPPAPRGHVTVTGWLQPSDWTDVADDRKSDNVFPQLDISDLISRTSYDLYSAYVVRSPVEGNWPASSMPVNEGATDVADVPAPQLPEPDATTGLRNLLYAIEWWLFGVFAIYVWWRYVRDTLRRRPDDDDADYDDAEAMPTPENAPQESHVPSKA, from the coding sequence ATGGTGATCTTCGTGACCGGCGCGGTGCTGCTCGGGGTGTGGCAGTACGAGTCCAGCCAGCAGGACAAGCAGGACGAGGTCGCGGAGCTGGTGCACGCGAAACCGAAGGTGTTCGGCGACGTGATCGGGCCCAACGACGCCTTCCCTTGGGAGCAGATCGGCCGCCCGGTGACCGTCTCCGGCATCTGGATGCCGGATGAGACCATCTTCGTCGACGGGATGGAGCGAGGCTCTCAGGTTGGCTTCTGGGCCGTCACGCCGGTGCTGGTCGAAGAGACCGAGTCGGTCGTCTACGTCGTGCGCGGCTGGACGCCGGAGGTCGGCACCGCCCCGCCCGCGCCACGCGGACACGTCACCGTCACCGGCTGGCTGCAGCCCAGCGACTGGACCGACGTGGCCGACGACCGCAAGTCCGACAACGTCTTCCCGCAGCTCGACATCTCCGACCTGATCTCGCGCACCAGCTACGACCTCTACAGCGCCTATGTGGTGCGCTCGCCGGTCGAGGGCAACTGGCCGGCCAGCTCGATGCCGGTCAACGAGGGCGCCACGGACGTCGCCGACGTGCCGGCACCGCAGCTGCCCGAGCCGGACGCCACCACCGGTCTGCGCAACCTCCTCTACGCGATCGAGTGGTGGCTCTTCGGAGTCTTCGCGATCTACGTGTGGTGGCGCTATGTGCGTGACACCCTGCGCCGCCGGCCCGACGACGACGACGCCGACTACGACGACGCGGAAGCGATGCCGACCCCTGAGAACGCGCCTCAGGAAAGCCACGTACCCTCCAAGGCGTGA
- a CDS encoding DUF3817 domain-containing protein, whose product MSLSGNLTAYRIMATIVGVLLVVLCLIGLPLHYGYWVSDAAWLAKGSGAGWQLGADISEYLGVAHGWLYMIFLLTAFLLSRKAAWPMPFTIVTAVCGTIPLLSFWAEHRATKLTRVAIEASAA is encoded by the coding sequence GTGAGTCTTTCCGGCAATCTGACCGCCTATCGGATCATGGCCACCATCGTGGGTGTGCTGCTCGTCGTGCTGTGCCTCATCGGCCTGCCGCTCCACTACGGGTACTGGGTCAGCGACGCAGCCTGGCTGGCCAAGGGCAGCGGCGCCGGCTGGCAGCTGGGCGCAGACATCTCGGAGTACCTGGGTGTCGCTCACGGCTGGCTCTACATGATCTTCCTGCTGACCGCTTTTCTGCTGTCACGCAAGGCAGCCTGGCCGATGCCGTTCACCATCGTCACGGCTGTGTGCGGAACCATTCCGCTGCTGAGCTTCTGGGCTGAGCACCGCGCCACGAAACTGACGAGGGTTGCCATCGAGGCCTCAGCCGCCTGA
- a CDS encoding peptidylprolyl isomerase translates to MADQKAILHTNHGDITITLFPNHAPETVANFVGLATGTKEYKDDADRSGVPYYDGLGFHRVIPGFMIQGGCPLGTGTGGPGYTFKDEPHPELTFDKPYLLAMANAGPGTNGSQFFITTGQAPWLNFKHTIFGEVADEASKKAVDSISGTKTGAMDRPVEPVVIETVEIV, encoded by the coding sequence ATGGCTGACCAGAAGGCCATCCTCCACACCAACCACGGTGACATCACGATCACCTTGTTCCCCAACCACGCTCCGGAGACGGTCGCCAACTTCGTCGGCCTCGCCACGGGGACCAAGGAGTACAAGGACGACGCGGACCGCTCGGGCGTCCCCTACTACGACGGTCTCGGCTTCCACCGTGTCATCCCCGGGTTCATGATCCAGGGCGGTTGCCCTCTTGGCACCGGGACGGGCGGCCCGGGCTACACGTTCAAGGACGAGCCGCACCCCGAGCTCACCTTCGACAAGCCCTACCTGCTCGCGATGGCGAACGCCGGCCCCGGCACCAACGGCTCGCAGTTCTTCATCACCACCGGCCAGGCGCCGTGGCTGAACTTCAAGCACACCATCTTCGGTGAGGTCGCCGACGAGGCGTCGAAGAAGGCCGTCGACTCGATCTCCGGCACCAAGACCGGCGCGATGGACCGCCCGGTCGAGCCGGTCGTCATCGAGACGGTCGAGATCGTCTAG
- a CDS encoding rhomboid family intramembrane serine protease — MTPASVGFHCPECVREGQKSVRQPKRLTGARVGFRALPVTFSLIGVNVLVWLSIFLTGGSASRIADFLAIRLQGYCLTPEGGFAVPREVCRSSGYQWMPGVDDGAVWQLLTSMFTHVSLIHLAVNMFSLYLLGSFLEPIVGRLRFLVFYVISGLAGSALIVWASTPAGSTVGASGAIFGLLGVLVVLFVRAGQSLAPLLPVLLINAGITFFGNGISWQGHVGGFIGGLVVAGVFTSLRADRKAPLQWAALAGFTLVLLALVGARMVSF; from the coding sequence ATGACGCCCGCCTCGGTGGGCTTCCATTGCCCCGAGTGCGTGCGTGAGGGTCAGAAGTCCGTACGCCAGCCCAAGCGCCTCACCGGCGCGCGGGTCGGGTTCCGGGCGCTCCCGGTGACCTTCTCGCTCATCGGTGTCAACGTCCTGGTGTGGCTGAGCATCTTCCTCACCGGTGGTTCCGCTTCGAGGATCGCCGACTTCCTCGCGATCCGGCTGCAGGGTTACTGCCTCACGCCGGAAGGCGGGTTCGCGGTCCCCCGTGAGGTCTGCCGGTCGAGTGGCTACCAATGGATGCCAGGAGTCGATGACGGCGCGGTCTGGCAGCTGCTGACCTCGATGTTCACCCACGTCTCGCTGATCCACCTGGCCGTGAACATGTTCTCTCTCTACCTGCTCGGCTCGTTCCTCGAGCCGATCGTGGGCCGGCTGCGATTCCTGGTCTTCTACGTGATCTCCGGTCTGGCGGGCTCCGCCTTGATCGTGTGGGCATCGACACCGGCCGGTTCGACCGTCGGCGCCTCCGGCGCGATCTTCGGTCTGCTGGGTGTCCTCGTGGTGCTCTTCGTGAGGGCTGGGCAGTCGCTCGCCCCGCTGCTGCCGGTGCTCCTGATCAACGCGGGCATCACCTTCTTCGGCAACGGCATCTCCTGGCAGGGGCACGTCGGCGGCTTCATCGGCGGTCTCGTCGTCGCGGGCGTCTTCACCTCGCTCCGCGCCGATCGAAAGGCGCCGTTGCAGTGGGCTGCTCTGGCTGGCTTCACGTTGGTGCTGCTTGCCCTGGTCGGCGCACGGATGGTGTCGTTCTGA
- a CDS encoding cell division protein CrgA, which translates to MAKLKLSKKSDLDLPKDPIFTPRFGVALLLIALGIGWIAYYYIGVRPNEVGGDFTGPKPLQKLEGWNYLIGFLLLFAGLAFAAHPKTPLGRGRGVVVGMLGCFLIGLIWICVFYVFANDHLDKIPVFNDLAQKNLLVGIGFMAVGFTFATKWE; encoded by the coding sequence GTGGCCAAGCTCAAGCTCTCGAAGAAGAGTGATCTCGACCTGCCCAAGGATCCGATCTTCACTCCCCGCTTCGGGGTCGCCCTGTTGCTGATCGCCCTCGGCATCGGCTGGATCGCCTACTACTACATCGGCGTGCGCCCGAACGAGGTCGGCGGCGACTTCACCGGGCCGAAGCCCCTGCAGAAGCTCGAGGGGTGGAACTACCTCATCGGCTTCCTCCTCCTCTTCGCGGGCCTGGCGTTCGCCGCCCACCCGAAGACCCCGCTCGGCCGTGGCCGTGGCGTCGTGGTCGGCATGCTCGGGTGCTTCCTGATCGGCCTGATCTGGATCTGCGTCTTCTACGTGTTCGCCAACGACCACCTGGACAAGATCCCGGTCTTCAACGATCTGGCCCAGAAGAACCTTCTGGTCGGCATCGGCTTCATGGCGGTGGGTTTCACCTTCGCCACGAAGTGGGAGTGA
- a CDS encoding DUF881 domain-containing protein: MSSGTQANPTPKRKRWSRATSWRVGTPVVVLLCGGLLAVSFVNADGTDLRPGRYDDLATLVDGERSRYNRLEAQLTDLQGEVDQLTSGVTDKDVKKLQNQSAKLADPAGTSDHSGAGMQIVLGDAPSEVQESYTGDDPNSLVVHQQDIQAVVNALWAGGAEAVTIAGKRIITTTGIKCSGSTVQLDGVPYPQPYVIEAVGDPDRLQAAIDRDDHVQNYRADARDPGVQIGWFLKPLTYLTAPAYDGLLDVKYAKPLPQQN, encoded by the coding sequence GTGAGCTCCGGAACCCAGGCTAACCCCACCCCAAAGCGAAAGCGGTGGTCCCGTGCGACTTCGTGGCGGGTCGGCACGCCCGTCGTGGTGCTGCTCTGTGGCGGCCTGCTGGCGGTGAGCTTCGTCAACGCGGACGGCACCGATCTGCGCCCGGGACGCTACGACGACCTGGCCACGCTCGTCGATGGTGAGCGGAGTCGCTACAACCGTCTCGAGGCCCAGCTGACCGACCTGCAGGGCGAGGTGGACCAGCTCACCAGCGGCGTCACCGACAAGGACGTCAAGAAGCTCCAGAACCAGTCGGCGAAGCTCGCCGATCCGGCCGGCACCTCCGACCACAGCGGTGCCGGCATGCAGATCGTGCTGGGCGATGCGCCCTCGGAGGTCCAGGAGAGCTACACCGGCGACGATCCCAACTCCCTCGTCGTGCACCAGCAGGACATCCAGGCCGTCGTCAACGCGCTGTGGGCCGGCGGCGCCGAGGCGGTCACCATCGCCGGGAAGCGGATCATCACGACCACAGGCATCAAGTGCTCCGGCAGCACGGTGCAGCTCGACGGCGTCCCCTACCCCCAGCCGTACGTCATCGAGGCGGTCGGCGACCCCGACAGGCTGCAGGCCGCGATCGACCGCGACGACCACGTGCAGAACTACCGTGCCGACGCCCGCGACCCCGGCGTCCAGATCGGTTGGTTCCTCAAGCCTCTGACGTACCTCACCGCACCTGCCTACGACGGCCTGCTCGATGTGAAGTACGCGAAGCCCCTGCCTCAGCAGAACTGA
- the pknB gene encoding Stk1 family PASTA domain-containing Ser/Thr kinase yields the protein MAEGALLAGRYEVGELLGRGGMAEVRKGTDHRLGRVVAIKRLRMDLASDPTFQARFHREAQSSAKLNHPSIVSVYDTGEEKAVDGVAQPYIVMEYVAGRTLRDVLREGRKILPERALEISSDVLNALDYSHRNGIIHRDIKPGNVMLTPAGDVKVMDFGIARALNDAQSTMTQTAAVVGTAQYLSPEQARGEQVDARSDVYSAGCLLYELLTGRPPFVGDSPVSVAYQHVREHAQPPSAHDPSLPRELDAIVMKSLAKRVEDRYQSAQAMRTDIERFLAGRPVQATVPPSFDQTQVAQNRAVAGDPYGGDTNGFYPPQDDRSDGPRPWVLILLGLVIVGLIAVGAYFLPTALKPPTTPVPDVTGLTQEKALADLSAAKLKGKVKQETSDTVAVGVVISQTPDSGQEIEEGKTVTLAVSTGPPNRQMPNVVGSPQKTAKQLLENDPYNFTVKVETTDSDQDKGTVIKTDPVAEQSVTTGKSTVVTLTVSKGPNKVPDVVGKTAEEAKEILRSAGFTPVVKDEPNTDKPKDTVVEQSPGKGTPLAQNGEVIIFVSTKEEALPSCQTLVPGTDPANPSASATQTAEPGDPPTCDPALPPSSPAAP from the coding sequence ATGGCTGAGGGAGCTCTCCTCGCAGGTCGCTACGAGGTCGGTGAGCTGCTCGGCCGAGGTGGGATGGCGGAGGTCCGCAAGGGCACCGACCACCGACTCGGCCGGGTGGTCGCGATCAAGCGCCTGCGGATGGACCTCGCCAGCGATCCGACCTTCCAGGCCCGCTTCCACCGTGAGGCGCAGTCCTCGGCCAAGCTCAACCACCCCTCGATCGTGTCGGTCTACGACACCGGCGAGGAGAAGGCGGTCGACGGCGTCGCCCAGCCCTACATCGTGATGGAGTACGTCGCCGGCCGCACGCTGCGCGACGTACTCCGCGAGGGTCGCAAGATCCTGCCCGAGCGGGCGCTGGAGATCAGCTCCGACGTGCTCAACGCGCTCGACTACAGCCACCGCAACGGGATCATCCACCGCGACATCAAGCCGGGCAACGTCATGCTGACGCCGGCCGGCGACGTCAAGGTGATGGACTTCGGCATCGCTCGGGCGCTCAACGACGCCCAGTCGACGATGACCCAGACCGCGGCCGTCGTCGGCACCGCGCAATACCTCAGCCCCGAGCAGGCGCGTGGTGAGCAGGTCGACGCCCGCTCCGACGTCTACTCGGCCGGCTGTCTCCTCTACGAGCTGCTCACCGGCCGTCCCCCGTTCGTCGGGGACTCGCCGGTCTCGGTGGCCTACCAGCACGTGCGCGAGCACGCTCAGCCTCCTTCGGCCCACGACCCGTCGCTGCCGCGTGAGCTCGACGCGATCGTGATGAAGTCGCTGGCCAAGCGGGTCGAGGATCGCTACCAGTCCGCGCAGGCGATGCGCACCGACATCGAGCGCTTCCTCGCCGGGCGTCCGGTCCAAGCGACCGTGCCGCCGAGCTTCGACCAGACCCAGGTCGCTCAGAACCGCGCGGTTGCGGGCGACCCCTACGGCGGGGACACCAACGGCTTCTACCCGCCTCAGGACGACCGGTCCGACGGCCCCCGCCCGTGGGTGCTCATCCTGCTCGGGCTGGTGATCGTCGGCCTGATCGCAGTGGGTGCCTATTTCCTGCCCACAGCGTTGAAACCACCGACGACGCCCGTACCCGACGTCACCGGCCTGACCCAGGAGAAGGCCCTGGCCGACCTCAGCGCGGCCAAGCTGAAGGGCAAGGTCAAGCAGGAGACCAGCGACACCGTGGCGGTGGGAGTGGTGATCTCCCAGACGCCCGATTCGGGCCAGGAGATCGAGGAGGGCAAGACCGTCACCCTGGCGGTCTCCACCGGCCCGCCCAACCGGCAGATGCCCAACGTGGTCGGGTCGCCGCAGAAGACGGCCAAACAGCTGCTCGAGAACGACCCCTACAACTTCACGGTCAAGGTCGAGACGACCGACTCCGACCAGGACAAGGGCACCGTGATCAAGACCGACCCGGTGGCCGAGCAGAGCGTGACCACCGGCAAGTCCACCGTGGTCACCCTCACCGTCTCCAAGGGACCGAACAAGGTCCCCGACGTCGTCGGAAAGACGGCTGAGGAGGCGAAGGAGATCCTCCGAAGCGCGGGCTTCACGCCCGTGGTCAAGGACGAGCCGAACACCGACAAGCCCAAGGACACGGTCGTCGAGCAGTCGCCGGGCAAGGGCACCCCGCTCGCGCAGAACGGCGAGGTGATCATCTTCGTCTCGACGAAGGAAGAGGCCCTGCCGAGCTGTCAGACGCTGGTGCCGGGGACGGACCCGGCCAACCCCTCGGCTTCGGCGACCCAGACCGCCGAGCCTGGCGACCCGCCGACCTGTGACCCGGCGCTGCCGCCGAGCAGCCCAGCGGCGCCCTGA
- a CDS encoding serine/threonine-protein kinase, translated as MSRYVFHELIGTGGMGEVWRATDTTLNREVAIKLLKPEHAEDPIGRSRFESEAKHAAALHHPNVVAVYDVGEMPTASGLMRPFLVMELVDHKPLSELLRDGRPLAPEVVRDLLGQAGDALAAAHRAGIVHRDVKPANLLVTPARKVKVTDFGIARAQASTGITGTGQVMGTPQYLSPEQARGEKATPASDVYSLGVVAFECLAGYRPFQKETPVATAIAHLHDPVPPLPDHVPAELAAIVMRSLQKDPALRYADAAAFTTAIVGQGAAADPDADATTVVAAAPGDATATSVMDPVPSPTQNFVGMQGGPGGPGPDGPPPRYQDPYDRYDEDEDQRPWYKKPFNIVVIVMLVAVIIAIIWIVSTLAADPDTTSASDPSTTPSVTAKPTPSEEPEEEPKPVEINEDDYIGRNVDDVRRELQDMGLKVDPTVQDNDGSHEPDTVSGLDPTRNLYEGDPITIRYYGERPEVEPPPAQEEPDEEESDEEEPSGEEPTDDWGIPELPGGENGNGNGDGNGGGNG; from the coding sequence ATGAGTCGTTACGTATTCCACGAGCTCATCGGGACCGGCGGGATGGGCGAGGTGTGGCGGGCGACCGACACGACCCTCAACCGCGAGGTCGCGATCAAGCTCCTCAAGCCCGAGCACGCCGAGGACCCGATCGGCCGCTCCCGCTTCGAGTCCGAGGCGAAGCACGCCGCCGCGCTCCACCACCCCAACGTGGTGGCCGTCTACGACGTCGGCGAGATGCCGACCGCGTCCGGTCTGATGCGGCCTTTCCTGGTGATGGAGCTGGTCGACCACAAGCCGCTCTCCGAGCTGCTCCGAGACGGTCGTCCCCTGGCCCCCGAGGTCGTACGCGACCTGCTCGGTCAGGCCGGCGACGCCCTGGCCGCGGCGCACCGGGCCGGCATCGTGCACCGCGACGTGAAGCCCGCCAACCTGCTGGTCACCCCGGCACGGAAGGTGAAGGTCACCGACTTCGGCATCGCCCGCGCCCAGGCGTCGACCGGGATCACCGGCACCGGCCAGGTGATGGGCACCCCGCAATACCTGAGCCCCGAGCAGGCCCGTGGCGAGAAGGCCACCCCGGCCTCCGACGTCTACTCCCTCGGCGTGGTCGCCTTCGAATGCCTGGCCGGCTACCGGCCGTTCCAGAAGGAGACCCCGGTCGCGACCGCGATCGCCCATCTGCACGACCCGGTCCCCCCGCTGCCCGACCACGTCCCCGCCGAGCTGGCCGCGATCGTGATGCGAAGCCTGCAGAAGGATCCTGCTCTCCGCTACGCCGACGCCGCCGCGTTCACCACCGCGATCGTCGGCCAAGGTGCCGCTGCCGACCCGGACGCCGATGCCACCACCGTCGTAGCCGCCGCGCCCGGTGACGCGACCGCGACGTCGGTCATGGACCCGGTGCCCTCGCCCACTCAGAACTTCGTCGGCATGCAGGGCGGCCCGGGCGGTCCCGGTCCCGACGGTCCCCCGCCCCGCTACCAGGACCCCTACGACCGTTACGACGAGGACGAAGACCAGAGGCCCTGGTACAAGAAGCCGTTCAACATCGTCGTGATCGTGATGCTGGTCGCTGTGATCATCGCGATCATCTGGATCGTCTCCACCCTCGCGGCCGACCCGGACACCACGTCGGCGAGCGACCCGTCCACCACCCCGTCGGTCACTGCCAAGCCGACCCCGTCGGAGGAGCCCGAGGAGGAGCCGAAGCCCGTCGAGATCAACGAGGACGACTACATCGGCCGCAACGTGGACGACGTGCGCCGTGAGCTCCAGGACATGGGCCTCAAGGTCGACCCGACCGTCCAGGACAACGACGGCAGCCACGAGCCCGACACGGTCTCCGGACTCGACCCGACGCGCAACCTCTACGAGGGCGACCCGATCACGATTCGCTACTACGGCGAGCGTCCGGAGGTCGAGCCCCCGCCCGCCCAGGAGGAGCCTGACGAGGAGGAGAGCGACGAGGAGGAACCGTCCGGGGAGGAGCCGACCGACGATTGGGGCATCCCGGAGCTTCCCGGTGGCGAGAACGGCAACGGCAATGGCGACGGCAACGGGGGCGGCAATGGCTGA
- a CDS encoding peptidoglycan D,D-transpeptidase FtsI family protein gives MNRPIRTLSVGCLILFVALMLNVTYVQFFKANWYNDRADNRRVTEEAYSQQRGDILVGKKAVATSVPSDTKFEWQRTYPGGKKYAPITGFMSYSYGQTGIERTQDSVLSGKDNKLFTNRLVDLVTNSEPAGGNVELTIDPKVQDAAYEGLTALGEDVQAAAVAIEPSTGKVLAMASTPTYNPDRLANNDITAAQKSYNQLSKDEDEPLLNRSIQTALPPGSTFKLVTAAAAIEDLGMDGDSMVYGGASLDLPGTDVNLPNLNGSSCGGEQITLTRALEVSCNTAFGQLGMELTDEQMQDQAEGFGFGQDYLDDLGPLAVSKYPDNGGDKAKQARAAIGQQDVIATPLQMAMVSAGIANGGEVMKPYLVDRVTSSSLDVIDQGNPTAIDNQPAVSQDTAEILTDMMVSTVENGTATAAAIDGVSVAGKTGTAQTTPDRPPYAWFTSFAPAENPSIAVAVMVQKSGTERSEIAGGRLGGPIAKAMMEAAIS, from the coding sequence ATGAACCGCCCTATCCGCACGCTGAGCGTCGGCTGCCTGATCCTGTTCGTGGCACTGATGCTGAACGTGACGTACGTCCAGTTCTTCAAGGCCAACTGGTACAACGACCGCGCCGACAACCGACGAGTCACCGAGGAGGCCTACTCGCAGCAGCGCGGCGACATCCTGGTCGGCAAGAAGGCGGTCGCCACCAGCGTGCCGAGCGACACCAAGTTCGAGTGGCAGCGCACCTACCCCGGCGGCAAGAAGTACGCCCCGATCACGGGTTTCATGTCCTACTCCTACGGCCAGACCGGCATCGAGCGCACCCAGGACTCGGTGCTGTCGGGCAAGGACAACAAGCTCTTCACCAACCGTCTCGTCGACCTCGTCACCAACTCCGAGCCGGCCGGTGGCAACGTCGAGCTCACCATCGACCCGAAGGTCCAGGACGCTGCGTACGAGGGCCTGACCGCCCTCGGCGAGGACGTCCAGGCGGCCGCGGTGGCGATCGAGCCGAGTACCGGCAAGGTCCTGGCGATGGCCTCCACGCCGACCTACAACCCGGACCGGCTGGCGAACAACGACATCACCGCAGCGCAGAAGTCGTACAACCAGCTCTCGAAGGACGAGGACGAGCCGCTGCTCAACCGCTCGATCCAGACCGCGCTGCCGCCAGGCTCGACCTTCAAGCTGGTCACCGCCGCCGCGGCGATCGAGGACCTCGGCATGGACGGCGACAGCATGGTCTACGGCGGCGCCTCGCTCGACCTCCCCGGCACCGACGTCAACCTGCCCAACCTCAACGGCAGCAGCTGCGGCGGAGAGCAGATCACCCTGACCCGGGCGCTCGAGGTCTCGTGCAACACCGCCTTCGGCCAGCTCGGGATGGAGCTCACCGACGAGCAGATGCAGGACCAGGCCGAGGGGTTCGGCTTCGGCCAGGACTACCTCGACGACCTCGGTCCTCTGGCCGTCAGCAAGTACCCCGACAACGGTGGCGACAAGGCCAAGCAGGCCCGTGCCGCCATCGGTCAGCAGGACGTGATCGCGACCCCGCTCCAGATGGCGATGGTCTCGGCGGGCATCGCCAACGGTGGCGAGGTCATGAAGCCCTACCTCGTCGACCGGGTCACCTCCTCCTCGCTCGACGTCATCGACCAGGGCAACCCGACGGCGATCGACAACCAGCCCGCGGTCTCGCAGGACACCGCCGAGATCCTGACCGACATGATGGTCAGCACCGTCGAGAACGGCACCGCCACGGCGGCTGCGATCGATGGCGTGAGCGTCGCCGGCAAGACCGGCACCGCGCAGACCACCCCGGACCGACCTCCGTACGCCTGGTTCACCTCGTTCGCCCCGGCGGAGAACCCGTCCATCGCGGTCGCCGTGATGGTCCAGAAGAGCGGCACCGAACGCAGCGAGATCGCCGGCGGACGGCTGGGCGGACCAATCGCGAAGGCCATGATGGAGGCAGCGATCTCATGA